From one Candidatus Binatus sp. genomic stretch:
- a CDS encoding glycosyltransferase family 4 protein produces the protein MRIALLTRRFDSAGGGTERDLIVTAEALRAAGHQITIFAGEIRGATGQWDVHRVGAGPGLGRALSLMRFAWAAAPAARRAGAELVLSFARCVGADVMRSGGGAHASYIRAARKWRGALGASAMRISPYHRVQMLVERQAFRSPGLKRVIAVSDFVRRDLIREFGLAPEKTVTIYNGVDLDRFRPAADPSERAAIRQKFAVPGSARVVAFVGNGFARKGLGFLIEAWPLVAGGAFLLVVGADRAADKFERRAGALHVGARVVFAGPQPNVEAMFHAADAFAMPSLFEPFGNAVMEAMASGLPVMTSAFSGVAELIPPSMRGFRVENPDDVGEVALRLGALFDAPASLGAEARETAAKFTWTRYANELNALIESIG, from the coding sequence ATGCGGATAGCCTTGCTGACGCGCCGTTTCGATAGCGCGGGCGGCGGCACCGAGCGCGATTTGATCGTTACGGCGGAAGCGCTGCGCGCGGCGGGCCATCAAATTACGATTTTCGCAGGCGAGATCCGCGGCGCGACCGGCCAGTGGGATGTCCATCGCGTCGGCGCTGGCCCAGGCTTGGGACGCGCGTTGTCGCTGATGCGATTTGCATGGGCTGCTGCGCCCGCGGCGCGCCGCGCAGGGGCCGAGCTGGTGCTGAGTTTCGCGCGATGCGTCGGCGCGGACGTGATGCGCTCGGGCGGCGGCGCGCATGCCAGTTACATCCGCGCGGCGCGAAAATGGCGCGGCGCGCTCGGCGCGTCTGCGATGCGTATCAGCCCGTATCATCGGGTGCAGATGCTGGTCGAGCGCCAGGCCTTCCGAAGTCCCGGCCTGAAACGCGTGATCGCGGTGTCGGATTTCGTTCGCAGGGATCTGATTCGGGAATTCGGCCTTGCGCCTGAAAAAACGGTAACGATCTACAACGGCGTCGATCTCGATCGCTTCCGGCCCGCCGCCGATCCGTCCGAGCGCGCGGCTATCCGCCAGAAGTTTGCAGTTCCGGGCAGTGCCCGGGTGGTCGCCTTTGTTGGCAATGGCTTCGCGCGCAAGGGATTGGGATTCCTCATCGAAGCATGGCCGCTGGTCGCGGGCGGAGCGTTCTTATTGGTGGTCGGCGCCGATCGAGCCGCCGACAAATTCGAGCGCCGCGCGGGCGCCCTCCACGTCGGCGCTCGAGTGGTCTTCGCGGGTCCACAACCCAACGTCGAGGCTATGTTTCACGCGGCGGACGCGTTTGCGATGCCGTCGCTGTTCGAACCGTTCGGCAACGCCGTGATGGAAGCGATGGCCAGTGGATTGCCCGTGATGACCAGCGCGTTCTCGGGGGTTGCGGAGTTGATCCCGCCCTCGATGCGCGGGTTTAGAGTCGAGAACCCCGACGACGTGGGCGAGGTCGCGCTTCGTCTGGGCGCCTTGTTTGACGCGCCCGCAAGTCTTGGCGCTGAGGCTCGCGAGACGGCTGCGAAATTTACCTGGACGCGCTACGCAAACGAATTGAACGCGCTGATCGAGTCGATAGGGTAG
- a CDS encoding glycosyltransferase family 2 protein — MKTSVIVATHARPDSLRRLMASLAPELATGSRELIVAENGTPAPMELSLEGAALKHLHEPRAGKCRIQNRAIADAAGESEILVFLDDDLIVAPGYLEAVERFFDTHREFAAMKGRILPAEDPEKKVGPMAVYLDLPIADHGEEVIEVRGVLGANMAFRAGMLKQVGPFDERLGPGAGGHEEETEMSQRIRRAGFRIGYAPEALVYHEVDAARANRERFIRIARERGRCRMLHEKHSSLDVILKNAIAMTRLRIAQLTGAGIGRIAREERRLAIARGMFDGLAG, encoded by the coding sequence TTGAAGACCTCTGTCATCGTCGCGACTCACGCCAGGCCCGACTCGCTTCGGCGGCTGATGGCAAGCCTCGCGCCCGAACTCGCGACTGGTTCGCGCGAGCTAATCGTCGCCGAAAACGGCACGCCGGCGCCGATGGAGCTGTCGCTCGAAGGCGCGGCGCTCAAGCATCTGCACGAGCCCCGCGCCGGAAAATGCCGCATTCAGAATCGCGCAATCGCGGATGCGGCCGGCGAAAGCGAAATCCTCGTCTTCCTCGACGACGATCTGATCGTCGCGCCGGGCTATCTTGAGGCGGTCGAGCGGTTCTTTGACACCCATCGCGAATTCGCCGCGATGAAGGGGCGAATCCTTCCGGCTGAAGACCCCGAAAAAAAGGTCGGGCCGATGGCAGTGTACCTCGATCTGCCGATCGCCGACCATGGCGAAGAAGTAATCGAGGTGCGCGGAGTGCTCGGCGCAAATATGGCTTTTCGTGCCGGCATGCTTAAGCAAGTGGGACCGTTCGACGAGCGCCTCGGTCCGGGCGCGGGCGGGCACGAAGAGGAAACCGAGATGTCGCAGCGGATCCGGCGCGCGGGCTTTCGGATCGGATACGCGCCCGAGGCGCTCGTCTATCACGAAGTCGACGCCGCACGTGCCAATCGCGAACGATTCATCAGAATTGCGCGCGAGCGCGGCCGGTGCCGCATGCTGCATGAGAAGCATTCCAGCCTGGACGTGATCCTGAAGAACGCGATCGCGATGACACGACTGCGGATTGCGCAGTTGACGGGCGCCGGCATCGGGCGAATCGCGCGCGAGGAACGCAGGCTCGCAATCGCGCGTGGAATGTTCGACGGTCTCGCCGGCTAG
- a CDS encoding class I SAM-dependent methyltransferase, which translates to MSERVRGAIALAPAPTPSSLALDLSAGDGLSSRLLAERGWRVVSTEYRTRKPGWVAVNLNHDLPFRPARFDLVMMLEVIEHLADIPHALGEIARVMRPGAVAIVTTPNRLNVSSRIHYLLSGYYKGRRAPLAYRYRVADGRNWHVMGLNDLHWIAWGAGLRMEALGRSRRKLRSRIFAPILWPLIAGFSWMLYGRAKEPAQRRINRELLRFMTSASLLMDENIIMRFRKADSSDSGQD; encoded by the coding sequence ATGAGTGAACGGGTTCGCGGCGCGATTGCGCTTGCGCCGGCGCCGACGCCGTCATCGCTCGCGCTGGACTTGAGTGCGGGCGACGGCCTGTCGAGCCGTCTGCTTGCGGAGCGCGGATGGCGGGTAGTATCGACCGAGTATCGAACCCGCAAACCCGGCTGGGTGGCGGTCAACCTCAATCACGATCTGCCGTTTCGCCCGGCGCGCTTCGACCTGGTGATGATGCTCGAAGTGATCGAGCATCTCGCCGACATCCCGCACGCGCTCGGTGAAATAGCGCGCGTGATGCGGCCGGGCGCGGTCGCGATCGTCACCACGCCCAATCGCCTGAACGTCAGCTCGCGAATACATTACTTGCTGAGCGGCTACTACAAGGGACGGCGTGCGCCGCTGGCGTACCGCTATCGCGTCGCCGACGGCCGCAACTGGCACGTGATGGGCCTCAACGACCTGCATTGGATCGCATGGGGGGCGGGACTTCGGATGGAGGCGCTCGGGCGCAGCCGGCGCAAGTTGCGGTCGCGAATCTTTGCGCCGATTCTGTGGCCGTTGATCGCGGGCTTCTCGTGGATGCTCTACGGGCGCGCAAAAGAACCGGCGCAGCGCAGAATCAATCGTGAGCTGCTGCGGTTCATGACCAGCGCGAGCCTGCTGATGGACGAAAATATCATCATGCGGTTCCGCAAGGCGGATAGCTCCGATTCGGGTCAAGACTGA
- a CDS encoding valine--tRNA ligase has product MDLPKTFDSKSAEERWFQQWIDLGYFKADPAREGKVFSVVIPPPNITGQLHLGHALNVSLQDIIVRARRMQGYNTLWLPGTDHAGIATQNAVEKSLAKDGKNRHLLGRDAFVDRVWQWRATYGDRILNQLRRLGASCDWSRERFTLDPGLSRAVTKVFVDLYNKDLIYRAKRLINWCPRCETALSDLEVDHKDVAGSLWYIRYPFADGSGAITIATTRPETMLGDTAVAVNPGDERYQSYVGKTIRLPLMGREIKIIADDAIDREFGTGALKVTPAHDPVDFELGKRHGLDQVPVLDGKGRINENGGVYRGLTREDARKQIVKDLEDAGLLEKIEPHSHAVGVCSRCDTIVEPMLSEQWFMRMREMADRAIEAVRKGDTTFHPKFWENTFFNWLENIHDWCISRQLWWGHRIPAYRCARCDHLIVAAERPSRCAECDGSDIIQDDDVLDTWFSSGLWPMSTLGWPDDTPEFHRYYPTSLLLTGFDIIFFWVARMMMFALELTDKVPFKDVYITPLVRDELGKKMTKSKGNVVDPLDLMEQYGADAVRFTLAQLAAQGRDVILSHDRFAASRAFANKIWNAARFVMMNLDGAPAPIAKVEIAKLGLAERWILSRLDDTTREVTRSIDAYEFNLAAMKLYQFIWHEFCDWYIELSKEPLKAGGERQAAARWVLVNVFDKMLRLLHPFMPFVTEEIWQVIRPYLDEPNLAAHLPIAKYPEASANNPLSPAEETAMNHCIEATEAINSLRSLLGWHPGQRVTAVIKAGDATDASELETWRPYATALAKLETVKVGTSSGDRAVFSHLAWADVGVDAPEGYDFQVARQKLQKQLDEVGKHAAQHEARLNDSRFMTKADPEARVEVAQRFESLQAQRKLLSEQLRQLEERA; this is encoded by the coding sequence GTGGATTTGCCCAAGACATTTGATTCGAAGTCCGCTGAAGAAAGATGGTTTCAGCAGTGGATCGATCTCGGCTACTTTAAGGCCGATCCCGCGCGCGAGGGTAAAGTCTTCTCGGTCGTGATTCCACCGCCGAACATCACCGGTCAGCTCCATCTCGGCCACGCGCTCAACGTCTCGCTCCAGGACATCATCGTGCGCGCGCGCCGGATGCAGGGGTACAACACGCTGTGGCTGCCCGGCACCGATCACGCCGGAATCGCGACGCAAAACGCGGTCGAGAAGAGCCTTGCGAAGGATGGCAAGAACCGTCATCTGCTCGGCCGCGACGCATTCGTGGATCGCGTCTGGCAATGGCGCGCGACTTACGGCGATCGAATCCTGAATCAGTTGCGCAGGCTTGGCGCGTCATGCGACTGGAGCCGCGAGCGCTTCACGCTCGATCCGGGTCTTTCGCGCGCCGTGACGAAAGTCTTCGTCGATCTTTACAACAAGGATCTCATCTACCGCGCCAAGCGGCTGATCAACTGGTGTCCGCGATGCGAGACGGCGCTGTCCGATCTCGAAGTCGATCACAAGGACGTTGCGGGCAGCCTTTGGTACATTCGATATCCATTCGCGGACGGCAGCGGCGCGATCACCATAGCGACGACGCGGCCCGAGACGATGCTCGGTGACACCGCGGTCGCGGTGAATCCCGGCGACGAGCGCTACCAATCGTACGTCGGCAAGACCATTCGTCTGCCGCTGATGGGCCGCGAGATAAAGATCATTGCCGACGACGCGATCGATCGCGAATTCGGCACCGGCGCGCTGAAAGTGACACCGGCCCACGACCCGGTGGACTTCGAGTTGGGCAAGCGTCACGGCCTCGATCAGGTCCCGGTGCTCGACGGCAAAGGGCGGATCAACGAAAACGGCGGCGTGTATCGCGGACTCACGCGCGAGGATGCGCGCAAGCAAATCGTCAAGGACCTCGAAGACGCCGGCCTGCTCGAAAAGATCGAGCCGCATTCGCACGCGGTCGGCGTGTGCTCGCGATGCGACACGATCGTCGAGCCGATGCTCTCCGAGCAATGGTTCATGCGGATGCGGGAGATGGCCGATCGCGCGATCGAAGCGGTGCGCAAGGGCGACACGACCTTCCATCCGAAGTTCTGGGAGAACACGTTTTTCAACTGGCTCGAGAACATCCACGACTGGTGTATCTCGCGTCAGCTATGGTGGGGCCATCGGATTCCCGCCTATCGATGCGCGCGATGCGACCATCTGATTGTCGCGGCCGAGCGGCCATCGCGATGCGCCGAGTGCGACGGCTCCGACATCATCCAGGACGACGACGTGCTCGACACCTGGTTCAGCTCGGGCCTGTGGCCGATGTCCACGCTGGGATGGCCGGACGACACGCCCGAGTTTCATCGCTACTACCCGACCAGCCTGCTGCTGACGGGATTCGACATCATCTTTTTCTGGGTCGCGCGCATGATGATGTTCGCGCTGGAGCTCACGGACAAGGTGCCGTTCAAGGACGTGTACATCACGCCGCTGGTGCGCGACGAACTTGGCAAGAAGATGACCAAGTCGAAGGGCAACGTCGTTGACCCACTCGATTTGATGGAACAGTACGGAGCGGACGCGGTCCGCTTCACGCTGGCGCAGTTGGCTGCGCAGGGGCGCGACGTAATCCTGTCGCACGACAGATTCGCGGCGTCGCGGGCATTCGCCAACAAGATTTGGAACGCGGCGCGATTCGTGATGATGAATCTCGACGGCGCGCCCGCGCCAATCGCGAAAGTTGAAATCGCGAAGCTGGGATTGGCCGAGCGATGGATTCTGTCGCGACTCGACGACACGACCCGCGAAGTAACCCGGTCGATCGACGCGTACGAATTCAACCTCGCGGCGATGAAGCTGTACCAGTTCATCTGGCACGAGTTCTGCGATTGGTATATCGAGCTGTCCAAGGAGCCGCTCAAGGCCGGCGGCGAGCGCCAGGCGGCGGCGCGATGGGTGCTGGTCAACGTATTCGACAAGATGCTGCGCTTGTTGCATCCGTTCATGCCGTTCGTGACCGAGGAAATCTGGCAGGTGATTCGGCCATACCTGGACGAGCCGAATCTCGCGGCGCATCTGCCGATTGCGAAGTATCCCGAAGCGTCGGCAAACAATCCGCTGTCACCGGCGGAAGAAACCGCGATGAATCACTGCATCGAGGCGACCGAGGCGATCAACTCGCTGCGCTCGCTGCTCGGATGGCATCCCGGCCAGCGCGTCACGGCGGTGATTAAGGCGGGAGACGCGACCGATGCAAGCGAGCTCGAGACGTGGCGGCCCTATGCCACGGCGCTCGCAAAACTCGAAACCGTGAAGGTCGGTACATCGTCGGGAGATCGCGCAGTGTTCTCGCACCTGGCGTGGGCAGACGTTGGAGTTGACGCGCCCGAGGGGTACGACTTCCAAGTCGCTCGTCAGAAGCTACAGAAACAACTCGACGAAGTCGGCAAGCACGCCGCCCAGCATGAAGCGCGGTTGAACGATTCCCGTTTTATGACCAAAGCCGATCCCGAAGCGCGAGTTGAAGTCGCGCAGCGATTCGAAAGTCTGCAGGCGCAGCGAAAGTTGTTGAGCGAACAATTGCGGCAACTCGAGGAACGCGCCTGA
- the nadC gene encoding carboxylating nicotinate-nucleotide diphosphorylase, with protein MELFKQFDPTELIKRALAEDVGQGDITTAATVAPGAMGRARITVKEPRMILAGGILIEPVMRLAGAEPSMVALAPEGAELKAGAVLAEIEGKLAGLLIGERTALNFVQLLSGIATTTRAFVDAIAGTHAKILDTRKTHPGLRVVEKYAVRVGGGHNHRLGLDGGVLIKENHIAAAGTVTKAIEGARRLAPHTLKIEIECETLGQVEEALKAGADAILLDNMTLDNVRKARAMAPKSVQLEVSGGVTLQSVRAIAEAGADLISVGALTHSARFLDISMRIDAV; from the coding sequence ATGGAACTGTTCAAGCAATTCGATCCCACCGAACTCATCAAGCGGGCGCTGGCCGAGGACGTGGGGCAGGGCGATATCACGACGGCTGCGACCGTCGCGCCGGGCGCGATGGGCCGCGCGCGAATCACCGTCAAAGAACCGCGAATGATTCTCGCCGGCGGCATCCTGATTGAACCCGTGATGCGCCTGGCGGGCGCCGAGCCGAGCATGGTTGCGCTGGCGCCCGAAGGCGCGGAACTGAAAGCCGGCGCCGTACTCGCGGAGATCGAGGGCAAGCTCGCGGGACTGCTGATCGGCGAGCGCACGGCGCTCAACTTCGTGCAGTTGCTCTCGGGAATCGCGACCACGACGCGGGCGTTCGTCGATGCGATCGCAGGCACCCATGCCAAGATCCTCGACACGCGCAAGACTCATCCCGGCCTGCGCGTCGTCGAGAAGTACGCGGTCCGTGTCGGCGGCGGGCACAACCATCGCCTGGGCCTGGACGGCGGCGTGCTGATCAAGGAAAACCATATCGCGGCGGCGGGCACGGTGACGAAAGCCATCGAAGGTGCCCGCCGGCTGGCGCCGCACACGCTGAAAATCGAGATCGAATGCGAGACGCTCGGGCAAGTTGAAGAAGCACTTAAAGCCGGCGCCGATGCGATCCTGCTCGACAACATGACGCTCGACAACGTCCGCAAAGCGCGCGCGATGGCGCCGAAGAGTGTTCAGCTCGAAGTCTCCGGAGGCGTGACACTGCAGAGTGTTCGCGCGATCGCGGAGGCGGGCGCCGATTTAATTTCCGTTGGTGCCCTGACTCATTCGGCGCGATTTCTGGATATCAGCATGAGAATCGACGCGGTCTGA
- a CDS encoding biotin--[acetyl-CoA-carboxylase] ligase, with protein MPQNPYLASERGAPGRIGWRIHYFAEIDSTQEAARELAAGGADQGTAVIAERQSAGRGRMGRTWHSPPGVNLYTTIILRPPIPLADVPCLSLVAGVAAAEALERDAPGIVALKWPNDVWLRGRKAGGIIAEAVTDARQELDCVLLGIGININLATDDIPPELRDKATSMRIATGHPCDRIAIADSLFNRLDSRYMETLTRGFESVRPAWERYSALTGKRIAIVDGGRRQSGVVRGIDGTGALLLDIGDRVERIVAGEVSVEGAYE; from the coding sequence ATGCCTCAGAATCCATATCTTGCCAGCGAACGCGGCGCGCCCGGCCGCATCGGCTGGCGGATTCATTATTTCGCCGAAATCGATTCCACCCAGGAAGCTGCGCGCGAGCTGGCCGCGGGCGGCGCCGACCAGGGCACCGCGGTGATCGCGGAGCGTCAGAGTGCGGGGCGGGGCAGGATGGGCCGCACGTGGCATTCGCCGCCCGGGGTCAACCTATACACGACGATAATCCTCCGGCCGCCGATTCCACTGGCCGACGTGCCTTGCTTAAGTCTGGTGGCCGGAGTCGCGGCGGCCGAGGCGCTCGAGCGCGACGCGCCGGGGATCGTTGCGCTCAAATGGCCCAACGACGTATGGCTGCGCGGACGCAAGGCGGGCGGCATAATCGCCGAGGCGGTGACCGACGCGCGCCAGGAACTCGACTGCGTGCTGCTGGGCATCGGAATCAATATCAATCTCGCGACGGACGACATCCCGCCGGAGCTGCGCGACAAGGCGACCTCGATGCGGATCGCGACCGGGCATCCATGCGATCGGATTGCGATCGCCGATTCGCTTTTTAATCGGCTCGACTCCCGCTATATGGAAACCCTGACGCGCGGCTTCGAGTCGGTTCGTCCCGCGTGGGAACGCTACTCGGCGCTGACCGGCAAGCGCATCGCAATCGTGGACGGCGGGCGGCGCCAGTCGGGCGTGGTCAGGGGAATCGACGGGACAGGTGCACTGCTGCTAGACATCGGAGACCGGGTCGAGCGAATCGTCGCGGGTGAGGTGAGCGTGGAAGGGGCGTACGAGTAG
- the fusA gene encoding elongation factor G, producing the protein MAVEEIGRLRTIAIVGQGGTGKTQAADAMLFSAGATARLGRPDDGSAAMDFEPEEIKHHISISSAFNHLNWKKTEVILADTPGYAAFLPETITTLRAVDGVVMLISPGADTKVESEKIWAATEELKLPRIAFVSRLDRERTSFDAAMKDLEKVLGARAVALTIPIGEELGFTGVVDVLAMKALSYADASGKFKEEELSAELKARAETARTALLEAVAETDDTLLEKYLDKGTLDDAEVRAALHAAVVGRKITPVFCGSGAKNIGIGPLLDAVTTYLPAPNERPPVECQNPATGEPVSRPADPAAPFAALVFKTIIDPFAGKLSIFRIISGRAQTDAGAFNSTRESKERFGQLLRLEGKKQSPIAAAIAGEIVAVAKLKDTTTGDTLCDEKAPVLVMPPLTRPAAVMSFAIRPKTKGDEEKSSSALQKLIEEDLALEMHRDPQTHDIILSGTGQMHIEITVEKLRRKFNVDVELQAPKVPYKETIKGRAEAQGKYKRQSGGRGQYGDCWLKIEPMPRGKGFEFVDNIVGGVIPRNFIPSVEKGVRSTLVEGHLAGYPMVDVRVTVFDGSYHDVDSSDMAFQIAASMGFKAALEKAKPIILEPIVAVEVACPDECMGDVIGDLNSRRGKVLGMDSKGNGQVIKAQVPMSEVLKYAPDLRSITSGRGSFEQHFSHYEEAPAPVAEKIIKETLAAREAAGAKSHAHAHA; encoded by the coding sequence ATGGCTGTTGAGGAAATCGGACGGCTTAGAACTATCGCAATCGTGGGCCAGGGCGGGACCGGCAAAACGCAGGCCGCCGATGCGATGCTCTTCAGCGCGGGCGCGACGGCGCGATTGGGGCGGCCCGACGACGGCTCGGCGGCGATGGACTTCGAGCCCGAAGAAATCAAGCATCACATTTCGATCAGTTCTGCGTTTAATCATCTCAACTGGAAAAAAACCGAAGTAATTCTAGCCGACACGCCCGGCTACGCCGCTTTCCTGCCCGAAACGATCACGACTTTGCGCGCGGTGGACGGGGTGGTGATGCTGATAAGCCCGGGCGCCGACACCAAGGTTGAATCGGAAAAAATCTGGGCCGCGACCGAGGAACTCAAACTGCCGCGGATCGCGTTCGTGTCGCGGCTCGATCGCGAGCGCACCAGCTTCGACGCCGCGATGAAGGACCTCGAAAAGGTTCTTGGCGCGCGCGCCGTCGCGCTGACGATCCCGATTGGCGAAGAACTCGGCTTCACGGGCGTGGTCGACGTGCTCGCGATGAAGGCGCTCAGCTACGCCGACGCCAGCGGCAAATTCAAGGAAGAGGAATTGTCGGCCGAGCTGAAGGCTCGCGCGGAAACGGCGCGCACCGCGTTGCTCGAGGCGGTCGCCGAGACCGACGATACGCTGCTCGAAAAATATCTCGACAAAGGGACGCTCGACGACGCTGAAGTTCGCGCGGCGCTGCACGCGGCCGTGGTCGGGCGCAAAATCACGCCGGTCTTCTGCGGATCGGGGGCAAAGAATATCGGCATCGGGCCGCTGCTCGACGCCGTGACGACGTATCTGCCCGCGCCCAACGAACGGCCTCCGGTGGAATGCCAGAATCCGGCGACCGGCGAGCCGGTAAGCCGTCCCGCCGATCCGGCGGCGCCGTTCGCCGCGCTGGTGTTCAAGACGATCATCGACCCGTTCGCCGGCAAGCTCTCCATCTTCCGCATCATTTCGGGCCGCGCTCAGACCGACGCGGGTGCGTTCAACTCGACCAGAGAATCGAAGGAGCGCTTCGGCCAGTTGCTGCGGCTCGAGGGCAAGAAGCAGTCTCCGATCGCCGCCGCGATCGCGGGCGAGATCGTCGCCGTCGCCAAGCTGAAGGACACCACCACCGGCGACACTCTATGCGACGAGAAAGCGCCGGTGCTGGTGATGCCGCCGCTGACGCGTCCGGCGGCCGTGATGTCTTTCGCAATTCGTCCAAAGACCAAGGGCGATGAGGAGAAGTCGTCGTCGGCGCTACAGAAGCTGATCGAGGAGGACCTCGCGCTGGAAATGCATCGCGATCCGCAAACCCACGACATCATTTTGTCGGGCACCGGCCAGATGCATATCGAAATCACGGTCGAGAAGCTGCGCCGGAAATTCAACGTGGACGTCGAGCTTCAGGCGCCCAAGGTTCCTTACAAGGAAACCATCAAGGGACGCGCCGAAGCGCAAGGCAAGTACAAGCGTCAATCGGGCGGCCGCGGCCAATACGGGGATTGCTGGCTCAAGATCGAGCCGATGCCGCGCGGCAAGGGCTTCGAGTTCGTGGATAACATCGTGGGCGGCGTGATCCCGCGCAACTTTATTCCGTCGGTCGAAAAGGGCGTGCGCAGCACGCTGGTCGAAGGACATCTGGCCGGTTATCCGATGGTGGACGTCAGGGTAACCGTATTTGACGGCAGCTATCACGATGTCGATTCGTCGGACATGGCGTTTCAGATCGCAGCCTCGATGGGCTTCAAGGCAGCGCTGGAGAAGGCCAAGCCGATCATTCTCGAACCGATCGTCGCGGTCGAAGTTGCGTGTCCCGATGAATGCATGGGCGACGTAATTGGCGATCTGAACTCGCGTCGCGGCAAAGTGCTCGGGATGGACAGCAAGGGCAATGGCCAGGTGATCAAGGCGCAGGTGCCGATGTCGGAGGTGCTGAAGTACGCGCCCGACCTGCGCTCGATCACGTCGGGCCGCGGCTCCTTCGAGCAGCACTTCTCGCATTACGAGGAGGCGCCGGCGCCGGTCGCGGAAAAAATCATCAAGGAGACGCTCGCGGCGCGGGAGGCCGCCGGCGCCAAATCGCACGCGCACGCCCACGCATAA
- a CDS encoding DUF2905 domain-containing protein: MAPIGKSLVFAGIAIVVVGLALWGLSSAPYIGRLPGDIYLRRGNFSFYFPLTTCILVSIAATLLFSLMRH; this comes from the coding sequence ATGGCGCCGATAGGAAAAAGCCTGGTCTTCGCCGGTATCGCGATTGTGGTCGTGGGACTGGCGCTGTGGGGATTGTCGTCGGCGCCATATATAGGCAGGCTGCCCGGCGACATCTACCTCCGTCGCGGCAACTTCAGCTTCTATTTTCCGCTCACCACCTGCATTCTTGTCAGCATCGCCGCGACCTTGCTGTTTTCGCTGATGAGGCATTGA